GACGCTGGGAAACAGGCGGCGCAGGACGGGACGAAAGACGCGGGCCAGCAGCCGTACCAGCCCCGCCTCCTCCGCGATGCGCAGCAGTCCCAGCCACAGCGCCATTACTCCCACCAATTCCAGTGCCAGCGTCACCGCGCCCTGGGCCGCATCCAAAGCCGCCCTGGTCACCGCCTCAGGCCGGCCCTGGACCACTGCTACCAGCAGCCCGGCCAGGAAGAGTGCGGCCCACAGAGCGTTGACCACGCGCCCTCACCCCTTGTCCGAGTCGTATTTCATCTGTATTCCCACCGGACAGGAGGTAGAACTCCCGGCGGCCGGAGCCGTCGTACGCAGGCATCACGGCAGGCCTGGACGGATCCGGCCGACGGAGAGAGCGTTCGGCGGAGCTTCAAGGAAGCAAGCCCGGAGAAGGCCGACCACGATCGAGCGCTCCGCATGGTTTCTGGTCGGGTCCACGCGGCCGATACCACGCACGGCAGCGGGTACTCGCCGCACCCCATGGCTCCAGATGATGGGGAACCACCGCTTTACAAGGCGTTCTTCTCCCGCAAGAGCCCGTTGATTCGGTCAACGAAGGCGGCACCGCCCTCGGGGGGCTTGGTCAGGGCGCTCACCACCACAAACACCACCGTCGCCAGGATTATGCCCCATACACCCGGCCAGAGGCCGAGAGGCTTTACATTGCCAAACTGGAAATAGGTCACGAAGACGCCGGCCAGCACGATACTGGCAATCGCCCCGGCTGCCGTGCCGCGCTTCCAGAAGAAGGTGCCGAATATGGCCGGCACCGCCACCAGCAGCCCAGCCGAAGAGGCTACCGAAAGCACGGCGATAAGGTCAAGCTTGAGGAAGGCAAAGGCCATGGCCAGCACCGAAATAATCGGAATGACCCATCGGCCGACGGCCAACTGTCGGAGGTCGTCGGCCTGTGCCGTGAGATTGCGGTAGACGTCACGGGCGAACATGGAAGAAAGGGTTAACAGGATCGAATCGATGGTGGAAACGGCCGCAGAGGTGACGCCGATCATGGCAATAAGGGCCAGTACCAGCGGCACGGAGGTTGAGCCGAGAAGGGTGGGCGTAGCCATGTCCGCCTGGGGCAGATTGGGCAGGAGCACCCGCGCCGAGAGGCCCCACGTTACCGAGATCAGCGTGTAAACGAAACCGAAAACGAGAAAGCCGGCAATCATGCGGCGCATGCTGGACAGCGAAGCCGGCACGAAAAGGCGCTGGCTAACCTGGGGGTTGGAAAGACAGAAGAAGAACCACGGGAGAGTCAGGCCGAGAAAGGTCTGGAACTTGAAGTAGCCGGGGCCGGGCACCGTAAGCCACTGCGGGTACTCGCTGCCCAACCGGCCGAAGAGCTTGCCGAAACTCCCAATGTCCACGTAGACCACCAAGAAAACGAGGGCGATCGCTGTGACCAGCATTATCAACGCCTGCAGCGCATCCGTCCAGGCAACAGAGCGCAAGCCCCCGATCCAGGCCCAGGCAATGGCCAGCACCGTGGCCAGGATTACCCCCACGGCAAAAGGTATGGCCCCCTTGCTTACCCCTTGCATGAGGTAGGCTATCCCCATGAGCTGCACGCCGCTGTACGGAATGAGGAAGATCATGCAGGCGAGCGAGGCGACGACGGCCAGAGCGCGGCTTTGGTAGCGGTCACCCAGCATTTCCGCCGGCGACACGTAACCCCACTCCTTGGACGCCAGCCAGAAACGCGGGCCAAAAAAGGCAGCCAGCAGCAGGCCCGAGAGGTAGATCAGCTCAAAGCCGAGTGCGCCCACCCCGCCCTGATATGTGAGGCCGGCAAGGCCGACCAACATGAACGCGCTGTAGGTGGTGGCGCTGTAGCTCAGGGCGTTAACGAAGCTGCCCAGGGTGCGGTTGGCCAGGAAAAAGTCGCTCATGCTCTGGCCCAGTCCACGCCGGGCTACAAACGCCACCACCATGCCTATCACAATGTAAATACCGACGGCCAGGTAGACCCAGAAGGCGTTCACGCTAATCCCTCCATCTCCGCATCACGCCGACAATCGATACCATGGCCACCAGGGCGAAGACGGTCCAGTAGAGAAAAGCCCCCGCCGCGCTTACCACGTTGCGTAGTAGGGTAAAGGGCACAATAAAGGCGGATAGCACCAGCAAACAGAACCAAACCACCCAACCCACGCGGGCACCGGTCAGGCTTTTCTCGGCCAATTCAGGCTTCCCAGCGGGCATGTGCTCGTCCCTCCCTTAACAAGACTGACGTTAGAGACGCCGCGTGGCGATACCTCTACCTCCGCGACCACTTGGGTGGCGTAGCCGCAGGCGCATAGGGCACGCCCTGACCGTCCTCGCCAATACTAGTCGCTAGTCGAATCAACCACTGCCGAGGGTTAAGAGGCACTTGGCGCATCGGCGGACGGAAGACCAGGGCGGCTCCCACCAGCCGGTAAGCCCCAATGTGGATACGCGTAGCCCGCCACGAAGGGGCGGGCGCTCAACCGAAAGAGAAGACGCTCAGCAGCGCCTGCAGGAAATAAGACCAGAAACCGCGGCGCGAAACTGCCTCCGCAGCTACCAGGTTGGCCGTGCCCATTTCCTGCCCGTCCAGAAGGACTTCGATTCGGCCTACTATCTCCCCTTGCGCCACCGGCGCCGTGAGCTGCGGAGGGAGGGTAAACCTGGTTTCGATCCGGGCAGCTTCTTCGGGGCGCACCGCCACCCTTACGTCGCTCCCCGCCACGATCTTCACCCGGTCAGCCTGTCCGCGGCTGACCG
The DNA window shown above is from Clostridia bacterium and carries:
- a CDS encoding sodium:solute symporter family protein yields the protein MNAFWVYLAVGIYIVIGMVVAFVARRGLGQSMSDFFLANRTLGSFVNALSYSATTYSAFMLVGLAGLTYQGGVGALGFELIYLSGLLLAAFFGPRFWLASKEWGYVSPAEMLGDRYQSRALAVVASLACMIFLIPYSGVQLMGIAYLMQGVSKGAIPFAVGVILATVLAIAWAWIGGLRSVAWTDALQALIMLVTAIALVFLVVYVDIGSFGKLFGRLGSEYPQWLTVPGPGYFKFQTFLGLTLPWFFFCLSNPQVSQRLFVPASLSSMRRMIAGFLVFGFVYTLISVTWGLSARVLLPNLPQADMATPTLLGSTSVPLVLALIAMIGVTSAAVSTIDSILLTLSSMFARDVYRNLTAQADDLRQLAVGRWVIPIISVLAMAFAFLKLDLIAVLSVASSAGLLVAVPAIFGTFFWKRGTAAGAIASIVLAGVFVTYFQFGNVKPLGLWPGVWGIILATVVFVVVSALTKPPEGGAAFVDRINGLLREKNAL